Proteins from a single region of bacterium:
- a CDS encoding uroporphyrinogen decarboxylase family protein, whose protein sequence is TSAANMEPKRLKEKFGNKIVFWGGGCDTQHVLGRATPEEIQQHVKERLDIFKKGSGYVFNQVHNIQANVPPENIVAMLESAYKYGKNK, encoded by the coding sequence AAACATCAGCGGCAAATATGGAGCCGAAAAGGTTGAAAGAAAAATTTGGTAATAAAATTGTTTTCTGGGGTGGGGGATGTGATACACAGCATGTTTTAGGCAGGGCAACACCAGAAGAAATCCAACAACATGTAAAAGAACGGCTGGATATTTTCAAAAAAGGCAGTGGTTATGTTTTCAATCAGGTTCATAACATTCAAGCAAATGTTCCACCAGAAAATATTGTTGCTATGCTTGAATCTGCCTATAAATATGGAAAAAACAAATAG
- a CDS encoding L-fucose/L-arabinose isomerase family protein, with translation MEKIGLGLIIGNRGFFPDHLCKEGREKILNFLSKRFEVITLTEKDTKFGSIETYQDAKKCADLFIKNRDKIDGIIVSLPNFGDERAVADTIKLSGLSVPVLIHAFPDDIDKMDVKNRRDSFCGKISVCNVLYQYGIKFTLTENHTEGIESDEFKRDIDKFERICRIVKGLKNLKLGAIGTRPDAFKTVRYSEKILEKNGISVDVLDLSEIFARISRIKDDDKRVKNEIEKFRNYMESKDVPLQSLIKFSKLKIVIKDWISQNDIKGIGFQCWTSIEENFGIVPCAVLSYLSDTLIPSACEVDITGTLSMYILQIASGLPSAIVDLNNNYKDEKDKVVLFHCSNFPVSVLKKSKISYQEIISESVGKENAYGAVIGNMKKSPFTFLRLSTDDNFGIIKGYLGEGEITDDKIETFGGIGVAKINNLQKLLWFICENGFEHHTIINLSEISDAVEEALVKYKNWSIYHHY, from the coding sequence ATGGAAAAAATTGGATTAGGTTTGATAATAGGAAATAGGGGTTTTTTCCCTGACCATTTATGTAAAGAAGGGAGAGAAAAAATTCTGAATTTTTTGAGTAAAAGATTTGAAGTGATAACATTGACAGAAAAAGATACAAAATTCGGGAGTATTGAAACATATCAGGATGCAAAAAAGTGTGCGGATTTATTTATAAAAAACAGAGATAAAATAGATGGTATAATTGTAAGTTTACCAAATTTTGGAGATGAAAGAGCAGTAGCAGATACAATAAAACTTTCAGGTCTTTCAGTTCCTGTTTTAATACATGCTTTTCCTGATGATATAGATAAAATGGATGTAAAAAACAGGAGAGATAGTTTCTGCGGTAAAATTTCTGTCTGTAATGTTTTATATCAGTATGGAATTAAATTTACATTAACAGAAAACCATACTGAAGGAATTGAAAGTGATGAGTTTAAAAGGGATATAGATAAATTTGAAAGAATATGCAGAATTGTAAAAGGACTTAAAAACTTAAAACTTGGAGCAATAGGGACAAGACCTGATGCATTTAAAACAGTCAGATACAGTGAGAAAATACTTGAGAAAAATGGAATAAGTGTTGATGTTCTTGATTTATCAGAGATTTTTGCAAGAATTTCAAGAATAAAGGATGATGATAAAAGAGTAAAAAATGAAATAGAAAAATTCAGAAATTATATGGAGAGTAAAGATGTTCCGCTTCAATCATTAATAAAATTTTCAAAACTTAAAATTGTAATAAAGGACTGGATTTCCCAGAATGATATAAAAGGTATTGGATTTCAGTGCTGGACTTCAATAGAAGAAAATTTTGGTATAGTTCCGTGTGCTGTATTAAGTTATCTGTCAGACACTTTAATTCCTTCTGCCTGTGAAGTTGATATAACGGGTACATTGAGTATGTATATTCTTCAGATTGCTTCAGGTCTTCCAAGTGCTATAGTTGATTTAAATAATAATTATAAAGATGAGAAAGACAAAGTTGTTTTATTCCACTGCAGTAATTTTCCTGTTTCTGTTTTAAAGAAATCAAAGATAAGTTATCAGGAAATAATATCAGAAAGTGTGGGAAAGGAAAATGCTTATGGTGCTGTTATAGGAAATATGAAAAAATCACCTTTCACTTTTTTACGGCTTTCAACAGATGATAATTTTGGAATTATAAAAGGATATCTCGGAGAAGGAGAGATAACAGATGATAAAATAGAGACATTCGGAGGGATTGGAGTAGCAAAAATAAATAATTTACAGAAACTTTTATGGTTTATATGTGAAAATGGTTTTGAGCATCATACTATCATAAATTTATCAGAAATTTCAGATGCAGTTGAGGAAGCACTTGTGAAATATAAAAATTGGTCAATCTACCACCACTATTGA
- a CDS encoding uroporphyrinogen decarboxylase family protein codes for MNKRERVERTLNLKEVDRVPVYDLVRNDDVFEYFSGEKLPPEEMWEKEEEKLKIIAGKVVNKLCDMTRSFGFGPLKETDYTDEFGFVWHSSPYEKTSWIVKRPFYDEKDGIEFIKKLIIKYSENIKEIKSNQKAYREKYHNDFLKTQSYIGDTINLLAEQGTGLDLLRHYLGFEFFSYIYAENPDIISEFFEVYTDLQVLICHTIADRNLSPCVLTYGDIACKNMLLHSPQFLRKEFFPRLKKIQDAWHQYNIKCLFHSDGNIMEVLDDLIETGIDGLNPIEIVAGMDIKKIKEKYGNKIFLTGGIDMSQLLSLKTTEEVKEKCIETIKICYPGYFIGSTTEIDNSVKLENIIVMYEIANQPVEKILK; via the coding sequence ATGAATAAAAGAGAAAGAGTTGAAAGGACATTAAATTTAAAAGAAGTTGATAGAGTCCCTGTTTATGACCTTGTCAGAAATGATGATGTTTTTGAATATTTTAGTGGTGAAAAATTGCCTCCAGAAGAAATGTGGGAAAAAGAAGAAGAAAAATTGAAAATTATAGCAGGAAAAGTAGTAAATAAATTATGCGATATGACAAGAAGTTTTGGTTTTGGTCCTTTGAAAGAAACTGATTATACAGATGAATTTGGTTTTGTATGGCATTCAAGTCCTTATGAGAAAACTTCATGGATTGTTAAAAGACCTTTCTATGATGAAAAAGATGGAATTGAATTTATAAAAAAACTGATAATTAAATATTCTGAAAATATTAAAGAAATAAAATCAAATCAGAAAGCATACAGAGAAAAATATCATAACGATTTTTTAAAAACCCAATCATATATAGGAGATACAATTAACCTTCTTGCTGAACAGGGAACAGGACTTGATTTATTAAGACATTATCTTGGATTTGAATTTTTTTCCTATATCTATGCTGAAAATCCTGATATTATCAGTGAATTTTTTGAAGTATATACAGATTTACAGGTTTTAATATGTCATACAATTGCAGATAGAAATCTTTCGCCATGTGTTTTAACTTATGGAGATATTGCCTGTAAAAACATGTTATTGCATTCTCCTCAATTTTTAAGAAAAGAGTTTTTCCCAAGATTGAAAAAAATTCAGGATGCATGGCACCAGTATAATATAAAATGTTTATTCCATTCAGATGGAAATATAATGGAAGTTCTGGACGATTTAATAGAAACAGGTATAGATGGTTTAAACCCGATTGAAATAGTCGCAGGAATGGATATAAAAAAAATAAAAGAAAAATATGGAAATAAAATTTTTCTGACAGGTGGAATAGATATGAGTCAGTTACTGTCTTTAAAAACAACTGAAGAAGTGAAGGAAAAATGTATAGAAACAATAAAAATTTGTTATCCTGGATATTTTATTGGTTCAACAACAGAAATTGACAACTCTGTAAAACTTGAAAATATAATAGTAATGTATGAAATAGCAAATCAACCTGTTGAAAAAATATTAAAATAA
- a CDS encoding sugar phosphate isomerase/epimerase family protein, which translates to MKFTGISDEAGQSIEVQIKAHKELGWEYMELRNIDKENLTMMSDEKFEIVYKKVNEAGMKVSCFASCIANWATRISGDFKKDYDELKRAIPRMKRFNTKYIRVMSWPNDTENPWDEERWAKEVIRRMKELVKMAEDNGIIIVHENCSGWGGESAENMVRLVEEMNSQNFKLMFDTGNVVAHNKNVDPWDFYMKVKPFIEYVHIKDYNKEGRATFPGEGEAKVKEILNDLKKSGYDGFVSIEPHLASVVHEGKVGDPEITYKTYITYGRKLMALINP; encoded by the coding sequence ATGAAATTTACGGGAATCAGTGATGAAGCAGGACAATCAATTGAAGTTCAGATTAAAGCACATAAAGAACTTGGATGGGAATATATGGAATTAAGAAATATTGATAAAGAAAATTTAACTATGATGAGTGATGAAAAATTTGAAATTGTTTATAAAAAAGTAAATGAAGCGGGAATGAAGGTTTCCTGTTTTGCAAGTTGTATAGCAAACTGGGCAACTAGAATTTCTGGAGATTTCAAAAAGGACTATGATGAACTTAAAAGAGCAATACCCAGAATGAAAAGATTTAACACAAAATATATAAGAGTTATGTCATGGCCAAATGATACTGAAAACCCATGGGATGAAGAAAGATGGGCAAAAGAGGTTATAAGAAGAATGAAAGAATTGGTAAAAATGGCTGAAGATAATGGAATAATTATTGTTCATGAAAACTGTTCCGGATGGGGAGGAGAAAGTGCTGAAAATATGGTAAGATTGGTTGAAGAAATGAACTCTCAAAATTTTAAATTGATGTTTGATACAGGAAATGTTGTTGCCCATAATAAAAATGTTGACCCCTGGGATTTTTATATGAAGGTTAAACCATTTATTGAATATGTTCATATTAAAGATTACAATAAAGAAGGAAGGGCTACTTTCCCGGGAGAAGGAGAAGCTAAAGTTAAAGAGATTTTAAATGACTTGAAGAAAAGTGGATATGATGGTTTTGTTTCAATAGAACCGCATCTGGCAAGTGTTGTTCATGAAGGAAAAGTTGGAGACCCTGAAATTACATATAAAACATATATTACTTATGGAAGGAAATTAATGGCTCTGATAAATCCATAA
- a CDS encoding SufD family Fe-S cluster assembly protein, which yields MEIEKEELKNLEKVGFDLEEKERAGSFIQKDNEILFSKVFQEGVEVLPIGKAIEKYPEIKEKYYGVSFKKTGKEFEKDTEGGYFIRVKKGVKTLFPVQACLYLKSKKFRQKVHNIIVIEEDASAYLITGCTSAKEAEDAYHLGISEFFISKGGFLNFTMIHSWKEDIEVEPLSAAVVEEGGIFVSNYISLKPVKKIVMYPTALLEGENSRARVSSIIVSFKNSYQDIGSRCILANKNTSAEIISRAVSYGGKIVARGHIKAVSPMTRGHLECRGLIITEEGIIHAIPELETLYQDVELSHEAAIGKIKKEEIEYLASRGIPEEEAQAMIIRGFMNVEILGLPEILEKEIKKVTEKV from the coding sequence ATGGAAATAGAAAAAGAGGAATTAAAAAATCTTGAAAAAGTTGGGTTTGATTTAGAAGAAAAGGAAAGAGCGGGTAGTTTTATTCAGAAAGATAATGAAATTCTTTTTTCAAAGGTTTTTCAGGAAGGAGTAGAAGTATTACCAATTGGAAAAGCAATTGAGAAATATCCTGAAATAAAAGAAAAATATTATGGAGTTTCTTTTAAAAAAACAGGTAAAGAATTTGAAAAGGATACAGAGGGCGGGTATTTTATAAGGGTGAAAAAGGGTGTAAAGACATTATTTCCAGTTCAGGCATGTTTATATTTAAAATCAAAAAAATTCAGACAAAAAGTTCATAACATAATTGTTATTGAAGAGGATGCTTCTGCGTATTTAATTACAGGATGTACTTCTGCAAAAGAAGCAGAAGATGCATATCATCTCGGAATATCAGAGTTTTTTATTTCAAAAGGTGGTTTTTTAAATTTTACAATGATTCATTCATGGAAGGAGGATATTGAAGTAGAGCCATTAAGTGCTGCTGTAGTAGAAGAAGGTGGTATTTTCGTTTCCAATTATATATCATTAAAACCTGTTAAAAAAATTGTGATGTATCCAACTGCTTTACTTGAGGGAGAAAATTCAAGAGCAAGGGTTTCTTCAATTATAGTTTCATTTAAAAATTCATATCAGGATATAGGAAGCAGATGTATCCTTGCAAATAAAAATACATCTGCAGAAATTATAAGCAGAGCGGTAAGTTATGGAGGTAAAATTGTTGCGAGAGGACATATAAAAGCAGTTTCACCAATGACAAGAGGACATCTTGAATGCAGGGGATTAATAATAACAGAAGAAGGAATAATACATGCCATACCCGAACTTGAAACACTTTATCAGGATGTTGAACTTTCTCATGAAGCAGCAATAGGTAAAATAAAAAAAGAAGAGATTGAATATCTTGCAAGCAGGGGAATTCCTGAGGAAGAAGCACAGGCAATGATAATAAGAGGTTTTATGAATGTTGAGATACTTGGACTACCTGAAATTCTTGAAAAAGAAATAAAGAAAGTTACAGAAAAAGTTTGA
- a CDS encoding ATP-binding cassette domain-containing protein produces the protein MLKIENISVKGGDSLIIKDISLFLNKNERLVIFGPNGSGKSTLIKSIMGISGYKVIKGRIIFEDKDITDIPISQRAKMGIGIMYQTPPKIYGIKILQLGKYLAQNEEEINQLAEKLKVDEFLRRDLNVDLSGGEIKRVELFQVLLQKPKLLLLDEPESGVDIENISIMGNVLNEYIKKTECSALIITHTGYILDYVEGEKGCVMMDGKITCQSKPRIVFDMIKKYGYEKCEECKWK, from the coding sequence ATGTTAAAAATAGAAAATATAAGTGTAAAAGGTGGAGACAGTTTAATAATAAAGGATATTTCTCTTTTTCTTAATAAAAATGAGAGATTGGTGATTTTTGGACCAAATGGTTCAGGTAAATCAACTCTTATAAAATCAATAATGGGAATTTCTGGTTATAAAGTGATAAAAGGGAGGATTATTTTTGAAGATAAGGATATTACAGATATTCCTATTAGCCAGAGGGCTAAAATGGGTATAGGTATAATGTATCAAACCCCCCCTAAAATTTATGGAATAAAAATTTTACAACTTGGAAAATATCTTGCTCAAAATGAAGAAGAAATAAACCAACTTGCTGAAAAGTTAAAGGTTGATGAGTTTTTAAGAAGGGATTTAAATGTTGACCTTTCAGGGGGAGAAATTAAAAGGGTTGAATTATTTCAGGTTTTATTGCAGAAACCGAAATTGTTATTACTTGATGAACCAGAATCAGGAGTTGATATTGAAAATATTTCAATTATGGGAAATGTATTGAATGAATATATAAAAAAAACAGAATGTTCTGCTTTAATTATTACTCATACAGGATACATACTTGATTATGTTGAGGGAGAAAAAGGATGTGTTATGATGGATGGAAAGATAACCTGTCAGAGTAAACCCAGAATAGTTTTTGATATGATAAAAAAATATGGATATGAAAAATGTGAGGAATGTAAATGGAAATAG
- a CDS encoding formate--tetrahydrofolate ligase: MLSDLEIAQRAKIKHIKEIAEKAGIEEEYLELYGNYKAKVSLEILKKLEGRKNGKYIDVTAITPTPLGEGKTVTTIGLSQAIGKLGKKVFTCIRQPSLGPVFGIKGGAAGGGYSQVIPMEDFNLHLTGDVHAVGIAHNLLAAFVDNSVYKGNPLNIDPLSITWPRVVDVSDRFLRNIIIGLGGKENGFPRETGFDITVASEVMAILALTTDIFDLRKRLSKIIVAQTYDKKPVTAEDVKAAGAMTVLLKDTIKPTLMQTLEHTPVFVHAGPFANIAHGNSSIIADLIAIKLAEFVVTESGFGADCGMEKFMNIKCRYSGLKPDCVVIVCSIRALKAHSGKFKVVPGKPLDKGLVEENITALVEGASNLKKQIENAKIFGIPCVVAVNKFITDTEKEIEKVKELAIEFGADDVGVSEVWEKGGEGGIELAEKVIKASEKEKNFQFLYPLDIPIKKKIETIATKIYGAEKVEYSLLAEEKIKLYTKWGFENLPICMAKTHLSLSHDPNLKGAPKGFTLPIRDIRISAGAGFLYPLCGEMRTMPGLPSEPAGTKVDIDEEGKIVGLF; encoded by the coding sequence ATGTTAAGTGACCTTGAAATTGCACAGAGGGCAAAAATTAAACATATTAAAGAAATTGCTGAAAAAGCAGGAATTGAAGAAGAATATCTTGAATTGTATGGAAACTATAAAGCAAAAGTTTCTCTTGAAATCCTGAAAAAACTTGAAGGAAGAAAAAACGGTAAATATATTGATGTTACAGCAATAACACCAACACCTCTTGGAGAAGGAAAAACAGTTACAACAATTGGACTTTCTCAGGCAATAGGAAAACTCGGTAAGAAGGTTTTTACCTGTATAAGACAACCTTCTCTTGGTCCTGTTTTTGGCATTAAAGGTGGTGCTGCAGGTGGAGGATATTCACAGGTTATACCAATGGAAGATTTTAATTTACATCTGACAGGAGATGTTCATGCTGTTGGTATCGCTCATAATTTACTTGCTGCTTTTGTTGATAATTCTGTCTATAAAGGAAATCCTTTAAATATTGACCCACTTTCTATAACCTGGCCCAGAGTTGTTGATGTTTCTGATAGATTTTTAAGAAATATTATTATTGGACTTGGGGGTAAAGAAAATGGTTTTCCAAGAGAAACTGGTTTTGATATAACAGTTGCTTCAGAAGTAATGGCGATACTTGCTCTTACAACTGATATCTTTGACCTTAGGAAACGACTCTCAAAAATTATAGTTGCCCAGACATACGATAAAAAACCTGTTACAGCAGAGGATGTAAAAGCAGCAGGAGCAATGACTGTTTTACTTAAAGATACTATAAAACCAACTCTTATGCAGACACTTGAGCATACACCTGTTTTTGTACATGCAGGTCCTTTTGCCAATATTGCTCATGGTAATAGTTCAATAATTGCTGACCTTATTGCTATTAAACTTGCTGAATTTGTTGTTACAGAAAGTGGATTCGGTGCTGATTGTGGTATGGAAAAGTTTATGAATATAAAATGCAGATATAGCGGTCTTAAACCTGACTGTGTTGTTATTGTTTGTTCTATAAGAGCATTAAAAGCACACAGTGGTAAATTCAAAGTTGTTCCAGGAAAACCGCTTGATAAAGGACTTGTTGAAGAAAATATCACTGCACTTGTTGAAGGAGCGAGTAATTTAAAAAAGCAGATAGAAAATGCTAAAATTTTTGGAATTCCTTGTGTTGTTGCTGTAAATAAATTCATTACAGATACAGAAAAAGAAATAGAAAAAGTAAAAGAACTTGCAATTGAATTTGGAGCGGATGATGTTGGAGTAAGCGAGGTCTGGGAAAAAGGTGGAGAAGGTGGAATTGAACTTGCTGAGAAAGTTATTAAAGCAAGTGAAAAAGAAAAGAATTTCCAGTTTTTATACCCGCTTGATATACCGATAAAGAAAAAAATTGAAACAATTGCAACAAAGATTTATGGAGCAGAAAAAGTTGAATATTCATTACTTGCAGAAGAAAAAATTAAGTTATATACAAAATGGGGATTTGAAAATCTTCCAATCTGTATGGCAAAAACACATCTTTCTTTATCACATGACCCGAATTTAAAAGGTGCTCCAAAAGGATTTACTTTACCCATAAGAGATATAAGAATTTCTGCTGGTGCTGGATTTTTATATCCTTTATGTGGAGAAATGAGAACCATGCCAGGACTTCCAAGTGAACCTGCAGGAACAAAAGTAGATATAGATGAAGAGGGTAAAATTGTAGGGTTATTTTAA